The Rickettsia helvetica genome has a segment encoding these proteins:
- a CDS encoding serine/threonine dehydratase → MNLLLQSSQNVATAHNRIKQYLHLTPIVHSESLNEMLGHEIFFKVESLQKTGAFKVRGVLNHLLELKEQGKLPDKIVGYSTGNHGIGLAYASKLFGIKTRIYLPLNTSKVKQQAALYYGGKVIYTDTRQEAEERAKEDEKQGFYYIHPSDSDSIIAGAGTLCYEALQQLGFSPNAIFASCGGGGLISGSYLAKELISPTSLLIGSEPLTANDAYLSVKDNKIYRFNYAPNTIADGLKTLNVSARTFEYLKKLDHFYLADEYEIYYWTAWLTHLLKVICEPSSSINMVSVINFLKMQSQPQKLLVLISGGNIDPILYNELWKEEYLSISPKSLGSDVIPAKAGI, encoded by the coding sequence ATGAATTTATTACTACAATCCTCTCAAAATGTAGCTACTGCACATAATAGAATAAAACAATATCTACATTTAACTCCGATCGTTCACTCTGAAAGCTTAAATGAGATGCTCGGTCATGAGATTTTTTTTAAAGTTGAATCATTACAAAAAACCGGTGCATTTAAAGTTAGAGGAGTGTTAAATCATTTATTAGAATTAAAAGAGCAAGGCAAATTGCCTGATAAAATAGTCGGTTATAGCACTGGTAACCATGGAATCGGTCTTGCTTATGCAAGTAAATTATTCGGTATTAAAACAAGAATTTATTTACCGTTAAATACTTCAAAAGTAAAACAGCAAGCAGCTCTTTATTACGGCGGTAAAGTTATATATACAGATACTCGACAAGAAGCGGAAGAAAGAGCAAAAGAAGATGAAAAGCAAGGATTTTACTATATACATCCTTCCGATAGCGATTCTATAATAGCAGGAGCAGGCACGTTATGCTATGAAGCATTACAGCAGCTAGGCTTTAGTCCTAATGCTATTTTTGCATCTTGCGGCGGCGGCGGTTTAATTTCCGGATCATATCTTGCCAAGGAATTAATATCACCGACAAGTTTGTTAATAGGTTCAGAACCGCTTACGGCTAATGATGCTTATTTATCGGTTAAAGATAATAAAATATATAGATTTAACTATGCTCCGAATACTATTGCGGACGGTCTTAAAACCTTGAACGTATCGGCTCGTACATTTGAGTATTTAAAAAAGCTAGATCATTTTTATTTAGCAGATGAATATGAAATATATTACTGGACGGCGTGGCTTACTCATTTACTTAAAGTAATATGCGAGCCGTCAAGCAGTATAAATATGGTTTCAGTAATAAATTTTTTAAAAATGCAATCCCAACCTCAAAAGTTACTAGTACTAATCTCAGGCGGTAATATCGACCCTATTCTTTATAACGAGCTATGGAAAGAGGAGTATTTAAGCATCTCACCTAAATCTTTAGGTTCTGATGTCATTCCTGCGAAAGCAGGAATCTAG
- the lon gene encoding endopeptidase La, with the protein MNKKSLPLMALRDMVVFPGVIAPIFVGRQKSLQALSHTTISEEDNSKYILVTLQKKFDQENPSKHALYNTAILAKIIQIVKLPNNTAKILIEAVARVKLSNIKGEEAFEANYEIIPDEEIFDVNNMRSLVDNAVQLFSKYAINDKKVNAEIIETINKEISNSTNFINIINILASHLITSLEAKQHLLEETSPFKRITTVISMLTSNIVNSETEQALQQRVRKQIEKTQRDYYLHEQMKAIQKELDEDKSELADIEKKIKSLKLSKEAKEKAESELKKLRAMNQMSAESGVTRNYLETLLSLPWGKYDNSKIDINQAEKILNRDHFGLEKVKERIIEYLAVLQRSSKIRGPILCLIGPPGVGKTSLVKSIAEGMGRKYTKFALGGVRDEAEVRGHRKTYLGSMPGKILGQLKKVKTSNPVMLLDEIDKMSSDFRGDPASALLEVLDHEQNSHFVDHYLEVEYDLSNVIFIATANSHDLPRALSDRMEKIYISGYVEEEKLQIAKNYLVPKQFKMHKIKKDEITISETAILDLIRYYTKESGVRALEREIGALTRKALKQILADKSVKHIAIDSNNLEEFLGAKKYNFGLAEKEDQIGSTTGLAYTAVGGELLTIEALAFPGKGKIKTTGKLGDVMKESAMAAYSCFRSRATNFGLKYDNYKDFDIHIHVPAGAIPKDGPSAGCALFTTIVSLMTKIPVHHTIAMTGEITLRGNVLPIGGLKEKLIAASRGGIKTVLIPEENVKDLKDISPNIKESLEIISVSNIDQVLKHALVETPINK; encoded by the coding sequence ATGAATAAAAAATCCCTGCCGCTTATGGCATTACGAGATATGGTAGTGTTCCCAGGAGTCATTGCTCCTATTTTTGTGGGTAGGCAAAAATCGCTGCAAGCACTCTCTCATACTACCATTTCTGAGGAAGATAATAGTAAATATATTTTAGTAACTTTACAGAAAAAATTTGATCAAGAAAACCCTAGTAAACACGCACTTTATAACACAGCTATACTTGCCAAGATTATCCAAATAGTGAAGCTGCCTAATAATACAGCAAAAATCTTAATAGAAGCAGTAGCAAGAGTAAAGCTAAGCAATATCAAAGGCGAAGAAGCTTTTGAAGCAAATTACGAAATTATTCCGGATGAAGAAATATTTGACGTGAATAATATGCGTTCATTAGTGGATAATGCAGTACAACTATTTAGTAAATATGCGATTAATGATAAGAAAGTTAATGCGGAAATTATTGAAACCATCAATAAAGAAATAAGTAATAGCACTAATTTCATAAATATTATAAATATATTAGCTTCACATCTGATAACTTCACTTGAGGCAAAGCAACATTTATTAGAAGAGACCAGTCCTTTTAAGCGTATCACTACGGTTATTAGTATGCTTACTTCCAATATAGTAAATTCAGAAACCGAGCAAGCATTGCAGCAAAGAGTAAGAAAGCAAATCGAAAAAACACAGCGTGATTATTATCTGCACGAACAAATGAAAGCTATTCAAAAGGAGCTTGATGAAGATAAATCGGAACTTGCCGATATTGAGAAAAAAATTAAAAGTTTAAAATTATCAAAAGAAGCAAAAGAAAAAGCTGAGTCTGAACTTAAGAAACTCCGTGCCATGAACCAAATGTCGGCAGAGTCGGGAGTAACGCGTAACTATCTTGAGACATTGCTTAGCCTGCCTTGGGGTAAATATGATAATAGCAAAATAGATATTAATCAAGCCGAGAAAATTTTAAATCGTGATCATTTTGGACTCGAAAAAGTTAAAGAACGAATTATAGAATATTTGGCGGTATTACAGCGTTCAAGTAAAATTAGAGGACCTATATTATGTTTAATCGGTCCGCCAGGGGTCGGTAAAACTTCGCTTGTAAAATCTATTGCCGAAGGAATGGGTAGAAAATACACTAAATTTGCTCTCGGTGGTGTTAGAGACGAAGCAGAAGTCAGAGGGCATAGAAAAACTTACCTTGGATCAATGCCCGGTAAAATTTTAGGTCAACTTAAGAAAGTTAAGACTAGTAACCCTGTAATGCTGCTTGATGAAATCGATAAAATGAGTTCTGATTTTAGAGGTGATCCGGCATCCGCTTTGCTTGAGGTATTAGACCATGAGCAGAATAGTCACTTTGTTGATCATTATCTAGAGGTAGAATATGATCTATCCAATGTAATATTTATTGCTACTGCTAACTCTCATGATTTACCTAGAGCTTTAAGTGATAGAATGGAAAAAATATATATTTCCGGTTATGTAGAAGAGGAAAAATTACAAATCGCCAAAAATTATTTAGTGCCGAAACAATTTAAAATGCATAAAATCAAAAAAGATGAAATTACTATATCCGAGACGGCAATTTTGGATTTAATTAGATATTATACCAAGGAATCAGGCGTAAGAGCTTTAGAACGTGAAATAGGGGCATTAACTAGAAAAGCATTAAAGCAAATTTTAGCAGATAAAAGTGTTAAGCATATTGCCATAGATAGTAATAATCTTGAAGAATTTTTAGGGGCTAAAAAATATAATTTTGGGCTTGCCGAGAAAGAAGATCAAATAGGGAGTACTACAGGACTTGCTTATACTGCAGTAGGAGGAGAGCTTTTAACTATAGAGGCTTTAGCATTTCCAGGGAAAGGTAAAATAAAAACCACCGGAAAACTCGGTGATGTTATGAAAGAATCGGCAATGGCTGCCTATAGTTGTTTTAGAAGCAGAGCAACAAATTTTGGATTAAAATATGATAATTATAAAGATTTTGATATTCACATTCACGTACCGGCCGGAGCTATTCCAAAGGATGGACCGTCTGCCGGCTGTGCTTTGTTTACTACTATTGTTTCGTTGATGACTAAAATACCCGTACACCACACTATAGCAATGACCGGTGAAATTACTTTAAGAGGAAATGTTTTACCTATCGGTGGTCTTAAAGAGAAGTTAATTGCTGCGAGTAGGGGAGGGATTAAAACCGTATTAATTCCTGAGGAGAATGTTAAAGACTTAAAAGATATATCGCCGAATATAAAAGAAAGTTTAGAAATTATATCCGTGTCAAATATCGACCAAGTACTGAAACACGCTTTGGTAGAAACGCCGATAAATAAATAG
- a CDS encoding IS481 family transposase: MTIYQQKIIKPRIGLLQLAEQLGNVSQACKVMGYSRDTFYRYKELHEQGGEEALYEMSRRKPCLKNRVPASVEDAIVNITVEYPAYGQERTANELRKKGIIISGGGVRSVWLRHDLENFKKRLKALENKVASDGIILNDIQLTALEKVKNKREASGEIESLHPGYLGSQDTYYVGNIKGIGRIYQQTFVDTYSIAICKLYTEKTAITSADHLNDRVIPFFESYNIPLVRILTDRGTEYCGKPEHHAYQLYLGIENIDHSKTKAYSPQTNGICERFHTTMQEECYHILFRKKFYSTLEELQTDIDNWLVGYNNERTHSGKHCYGKTPMQTFKDSLYIAINKNIDNIETISDNLTLTYQAA, from the coding sequence ATGACAATATACCAACAAAAAATAATAAAGCCAAGAATTGGTTTATTACAACTAGCAGAACAACTAGGTAACGTATCGCAAGCATGTAAAGTAATGGGTTATAGCCGAGATACATTTTACCGCTATAAAGAGCTTCATGAACAAGGTGGAGAAGAAGCGCTATATGAGATGAGCAGAAGAAAGCCTTGTTTAAAGAACCGAGTACCAGCAAGTGTTGAAGATGCTATAGTTAATATTACAGTTGAATATCCCGCTTATGGTCAAGAACGTACAGCTAATGAGCTACGCAAGAAAGGAATAATTATTTCAGGAGGAGGCGTAAGATCAGTTTGGCTTCGTCATGATTTAGAAAATTTTAAGAAACGCTTAAAAGCTTTAGAAAATAAGGTAGCAAGCGACGGTATTATTCTAAATGATATACAGTTAACAGCTCTTGAAAAAGTAAAAAACAAACGTGAAGCAAGCGGTGAGATTGAGAGTTTACATCCCGGTTATCTTGGTTCTCAAGATACCTATTATGTAGGGAATATAAAAGGTATAGGACGTATTTATCAGCAAACTTTCGTTGATACTTATTCTATTGCTATTTGTAAACTTTATACAGAAAAAACAGCTATAACGAGTGCAGACCATCTTAACGATAGGGTTATACCATTTTTTGAAAGCTATAATATTCCTCTGGTTCGGATATTAACAGATAGAGGAACGGAGTATTGTGGCAAGCCTGAGCATCATGCTTATCAGTTATATCTTGGTATTGAAAATATAGATCATTCTAAAACTAAAGCCTATAGTCCTCAAACTAATGGGATATGTGAACGATTCCACACAACTATGCAAGAAGAATGTTATCACATTTTATTCCGCAAAAAGTTTTATTCTACATTAGAAGAGCTACAAACTGATATAGATAACTGGCTTGTAGGTTATAATAATGAAAGAACTCATTCAGGTAAACATTGTTACGGTAAAACGCCAATGCAAACTTTTAAAGATTCTCTTTATATTGCAATTAATAAAAATATTGATAATATAGAGACAATATCAGACAACTTGACCTTAACTTATCAAGCTGCCTGA
- a CDS encoding ankyrin repeat domain-containing protein → MSNQTISIINNNNGETALTYAAWKGLKSVYEILIFRISDQAINHINNNDDIALIWSAYNGWKKICEQLISKMNKKTISVIDNDGYSALIYANNKG, encoded by the coding sequence ATGTCTAATCAGACTATTAGTATTATTAATAATAATAATGGAGAAACGGCATTAACTTATGCTGCATGGAAAGGGTTAAAAAGTGTTTATGAAATACTTATTTTTAGGATATCTGATCAAGCTATTAATCACATAAATAATAATGATGATATAGCTTTAATTTGGTCTGCTTATAATGGATGGAAAAAGATATGTGAACAGTTAATTTCTAAAATGAATAAAAAAACTATAAGCGTTATTGATAACGATGGGTATAGTGCATTAATTTATGCTAATAACAAAGGTTAA
- a CDS encoding ribonuclease inhibitor has translation MYKRQFQSSQKVAATKTSHEKLIEFLEKSWLIILSLTSVNIDGGGAGEIAEALKVNTSLTSLHLDDNNIGDQGARSLAEARKSNISLTSPLS, from the coding sequence ATGTATAAAAGACAGTTTCAATCCTCACAAAAAGTAGCAGCAACAAAAACATCGCATGAAAAATTAATAGAATTCCTAGAGAAAAGCTGGTTAATTATCCTAAGTCTTACTTCTGTGAACATAGATGGTGGTGGGGCGGGGGAAATCGCTGAAGCTCTTAAAGTAAATACATCTTTAACTTCTCTTCATCTTGATGATAACAACATAGGCGATCAAGGCGCAAGGAGCCTTGCTGAAGCTCGTAAATCTAATATATCTTTAACTTCCCCTTTATCTTGA
- the hpf gene encoding ribosome hibernation-promoting factor, HPF/YfiA family: MIISVSAQHISIGNSLQEYSKERATQVVKKYFTDIINIDIHFSKEGINFKCDIIVKYGSGKHNIVKSNDSCNDIYVAFDKAMSKLEKQLRKYKSKFKNHHAGKVKISEIAYEGTKYIINPQSDSETSNSEDNDNPAIIAEKPVEILKLSVKEAVMKMDLEDLPAVVFKNINNDRINIVYYRKDGNISWVDYN; this comes from the coding sequence ATGATTATTTCAGTTTCAGCTCAACATATTTCGATCGGTAATAGCTTACAAGAATATTCCAAAGAGAGGGCTACGCAAGTCGTTAAAAAATATTTTACCGATATAATAAATATAGATATACATTTTTCAAAAGAGGGAATTAACTTTAAATGTGATATTATAGTAAAATATGGCTCAGGTAAACATAATATAGTCAAAAGTAATGATAGTTGTAACGATATATATGTAGCTTTTGATAAAGCTATGTCAAAACTAGAAAAACAGCTTAGAAAATATAAATCAAAATTCAAAAATCATCATGCGGGTAAAGTAAAAATATCAGAAATTGCTTACGAAGGTACTAAATATATTATTAATCCGCAATCTGATAGTGAAACCTCTAACTCCGAAGATAATGATAATCCGGCAATTATCGCTGAAAAGCCTGTAGAAATATTAAAATTATCAGTAAAAGAAGCGGTAATGAAAATGGATTTAGAAGATTTACCTGCGGTAGTATTTAAAAATATCAATAATGATCGTATCAATATAGTTTATTATCGTAAAGACGGTAATATTTCTTGGGTAGATTATAATTAA
- a CDS encoding gamma carbonic anhydrase family protein gives MLIIPYKGVTPRIDKSVYIAESSSLIGDVEIGSNSSIWFNTVLRGDVESIKIGNNTNVQDGSVIHTSRFNGPVEIGDNITIGHLSLIHACTIHNNAFIGMRTTIMDYAVIEEYAFIAAGSLIPPKKIIKSKELWMGSPAKFVRYLTDQDLEYMQDNVRNYVKLANVYKIRCHPVA, from the coding sequence ATGCTCATTATCCCTTATAAAGGAGTTACGCCAAGAATCGATAAAAGTGTATATATTGCCGAAAGCAGCTCTTTAATAGGAGATGTTGAAATAGGTAGTAATTCAAGCATTTGGTTTAATACAGTTCTTAGAGGCGACGTTGAATCAATAAAAATAGGAAATAATACCAACGTACAAGACGGTAGTGTAATTCATACTTCAAGATTTAACGGACCGGTAGAAATAGGCGATAATATAACTATCGGTCATCTCTCTCTTATTCATGCCTGCACAATACATAATAATGCATTTATCGGTATGCGTACTACAATAATGGATTATGCAGTAATAGAAGAATATGCTTTTATTGCTGCAGGAAGTCTTATCCCGCCAAAGAAGATAATTAAATCTAAGGAATTATGGATGGGATCCCCTGCAAAATTCGTTAGATATTTAACCGATCAAGATTTAGAATATATGCAAGATAACGTAAGAAATTATGTAAAACTTGCTAATGTTTATAAGATTCGATGTCATCCCGTGGCTTGA
- the folD gene encoding bifunctional methylenetetrahydrofolate dehydrogenase/methenyltetrahydrofolate cyclohydrolase FolD, which produces MNNIIDGKALANEILADLKLEIQELKSQTDASPKLAIVLVGDNPASIIYVKNKIKNAHKIGIDILLVNLSTTIHTDDLISKINELNLDNEISGIIVQLPLPSSIDKNKILSAVSPSKDIDGFHPLNVGYLHSGISQGFIPCTALGCLAVIKKYEPNLTGKNAVIIGRSNIVGKPLSALLLKENCSVTICHSKSRNLSSITSKADIVVAAIGSSLKLTSEYFNPESIVIDVGINRINGNKIIGDVDFENVEPKVKYITPVPGGIGPMTIAFLLKNTVKAFKDSMTL; this is translated from the coding sequence GTGAATAATATAATTGACGGTAAAGCGTTAGCAAATGAGATACTAGCAGATTTAAAGCTAGAAATTCAAGAACTTAAAAGCCAAACCGATGCTTCACCGAAGCTTGCTATAGTATTAGTAGGCGATAATCCGGCAAGTATTATTTATGTAAAAAATAAAATAAAAAATGCACATAAAATAGGAATTGATATTTTATTAGTAAATCTATCTACTACTATTCATACAGATGATTTAATATCGAAAATCAATGAGTTAAACCTTGATAACGAGATTTCGGGAATTATAGTTCAACTTCCTTTGCCAAGCTCTATAGATAAAAATAAAATTTTATCGGCAGTATCACCCTCTAAAGATATCGATGGTTTTCACCCTTTAAATGTTGGTTATTTACATAGCGGGATCAGTCAAGGCTTTATACCCTGCACTGCTCTTGGTTGTCTTGCAGTTATAAAAAAATACGAACCTAATTTAACCGGTAAAAACGCTGTAATTATTGGACGCTCAAATATAGTAGGTAAACCTTTAAGTGCTTTACTGTTAAAAGAAAATTGCAGTGTTACTATTTGCCATTCTAAATCACGAAACTTAAGCTCTATTACTTCTAAAGCCGATATAGTTGTTGCAGCTATTGGATCATCTTTAAAACTAACTTCTGAATACTTTAATCCTGAATCTATAGTAATTGATGTAGGGATCAATAGAATTAACGGTAATAAAATTATTGGTGATGTTGATTTTGAAAATGTTGAGCCTAAAGTAAAATATATTACTCCCGTCCCAGGCGGCATCGGACCGATGACTATTGCGTTTTTACTTAAAAATACAGTAAAAGCATTTAAAGATTCTATGACTCTATAA
- a CDS encoding NAD(P)/FAD-dependent oxidoreductase: MYNTDIVIIGAGPVGLFAVFQAGMLGMKCHVIDAQEVVGGQCITLYPEKPIYDIPAYPKIAAEKLIKQLELQAAPFNPVYHLNQQAIELNKQDDFFEIKTSKHTLIKSKVIIIAAGAGSFGPNKPPLANIEDFESKSVFYFINDKNKFAGKNIVIAGGGDSAVDWAIFLSEIANKIYLVHRRDKFTAAPESVRQLRHIAETGKIELVIGYQLNALEGNDSELQSVIVKDLQNNTRKLDANILLPFFGLKQDLGSLANWGLNVKLHHIEVDNSYYQTNIEGIYAIGDIAHYAGKLKLILTGFAEAASSLHHAYSRVFDGKVLHFEYSTTKYGEKKLR; the protein is encoded by the coding sequence ATGTATAATACCGATATTGTAATAATAGGTGCCGGTCCGGTTGGATTATTTGCAGTTTTTCAGGCGGGAATGCTTGGCATGAAATGTCACGTTATTGATGCACAAGAAGTTGTCGGTGGTCAGTGTATTACCCTATATCCTGAAAAGCCTATTTACGATATACCGGCTTATCCTAAAATTGCAGCAGAAAAGCTAATAAAACAGTTAGAGCTTCAAGCAGCTCCTTTTAACCCTGTATATCACTTAAATCAGCAAGCTATAGAGCTAAATAAACAAGATGATTTTTTTGAAATTAAAACCTCAAAACACACTCTTATTAAAAGCAAAGTTATTATTATTGCAGCAGGAGCAGGTTCATTCGGTCCGAACAAACCGCCTCTTGCAAATATTGAAGATTTTGAAAGCAAGTCGGTTTTTTATTTCATCAATGATAAAAATAAATTTGCGGGTAAAAATATAGTTATAGCAGGCGGCGGTGATTCGGCCGTCGACTGGGCTATTTTTCTTTCGGAGATTGCAAATAAAATATATTTAGTACATAGGCGGGATAAATTTACGGCTGCCCCTGAAAGTGTAAGGCAATTAAGACATATTGCAGAAACCGGTAAAATCGAGCTAGTAATCGGTTATCAGTTAAATGCTTTAGAGGGCAATGATAGTGAACTTCAATCAGTTATAGTTAAAGATCTACAAAATAATACTCGCAAATTAGATGCCAATATATTACTACCGTTTTTTGGTTTAAAACAAGATCTAGGTAGCTTAGCAAATTGGGGGTTAAATGTTAAGCTTCACCATATTGAAGTAGACAATTCCTATTATCAAACTAACATAGAAGGTATTTACGCCATTGGCGATATTGCTCATTATGCCGGTAAACTTAAACTGATCCTTACCGGTTTTGCTGAAGCGGCAAGTAGCCTTCATCATGCTTATAGTAGAGTATTTGACGGCAAGGTTTTACATTTTGAGTATTCTACCACTAAATATGGGGAAAAGAAGTTAAGGTAA
- a CDS encoding type II toxin-antitoxin system VapC family toxin codes for MQNINNGLVLDTHVLLWSLLQPEELSEQIKHKINLVQENSQLFLSSISLWEIAMLNFKKRINIYEPIKDFLNSITNINGLSIKDISPEIAAESIALMDGFHGDPADRIIVATAKCLGATILTRDQKILNWAKLGHIKSISI; via the coding sequence ATGCAGAACATTAATAATGGCTTAGTACTAGATACCCATGTTTTATTGTGGTCATTATTACAACCTGAAGAATTATCAGAACAAATAAAACACAAAATCAATTTAGTTCAAGAAAATTCGCAATTATTCCTAAGTTCTATTTCATTATGGGAAATAGCTATGCTTAACTTTAAAAAGCGTATTAATATTTATGAACCTATAAAGGACTTTCTAAACTCTATAACAAATATCAACGGATTATCTATTAAAGATATTTCTCCGGAGATTGCTGCTGAAAGCATTGCTCTTATGGATGGTTTTCATGGTGACCCAGCTGATAGAATTATTGTAGCAACAGCAAAATGTCTTGGAGCTACCATACTTACTAGAGATCAAAAAATTCTTAATTGGGCTAAGTTAGGACATATTAAATCAATATCTATTTAA
- a CDS encoding type II toxin-antitoxin system Phd/YefM family antitoxin yields MAIRIAISQFKSHCLEIIEKLQTDKESIIITKRDREVAQILPINTKKTSIFGMLKNKAEIKADILDPIEEKWNAEH; encoded by the coding sequence ATGGCTATTAGAATAGCAATCAGTCAATTTAAGTCTCATTGTCTTGAAATAATAGAAAAATTACAAACAGATAAGGAATCTATTATAATTACCAAAAGAGATAGGGAAGTAGCACAAATATTACCTATAAATACTAAAAAGACCTCAATATTCGGTATGCTAAAAAACAAAGCCGAGATAAAAGCGGATATATTAGATCCAATAGAAGAAAAATGGAATGCAGAACATTAA